The nucleotide window CTGTTCGGCACGCTCCTTGGCCTTCTGGGCGCGGTCAGTGTCGATCTCGGTGGCCATCTCGGCAACCTCGGCCAGGATGGTGACCTGGTCGTTGCTGACTTCGGCGAATCCACCGGCGACGAAGACGTAATGCGCCTTGCCGTTCTGTTTGTAATGGAGATTGCCGACTCCCAGGGCGGACAGGAACGGGACGTGCTTCGGCAGGACGCCGAATTCACCCATGATACCGGGTGCGCCCACGTATTCCACGTCCTCGGAAAGGACTTTCCGGTCGGGAGTGACGATCTCGAGCTTCAGAGTATTGGCCATTGTTTACCTCGCTTACTGCTTGGCTTTCTCTATGGCTTCCTCGATACCACCGCACATGTAGAAGGCCTGCTCGGGCAGGTCGTCGTACTTGCCGTCCAGGATGTCGCGGAAGGCCTGCACGGTGTCTTCGGTCTTGACGTAGACGCCGGAGACGCCGGTGAAGACTTCGGCAACGTGGAAGGGCTGCGACAGGAAGCGCTGGATGCGGCGTGCACGGGCAACGGTCAGCTTGTCGTCGTCGGACAGTTCGTCCATACCGAGGATGGCGATGATGTCCTGCAGGTCCTTGTACTTCTGGAGCACGGACTGAACTTCACGGGCGGTGGAGTAGTGCACGTCGCCCAAGACATCCGGAGACAGGATGCGGGAGGTGGAGTCCAGCGGGTCAACCGCAGGGTAGATGCCGAGCTCGGCGATCTGACGGGACAGAACCAGCGTACCGTCAAGGTGCGCGAAGGTGGTGGCCGGTGCGGGGTCGGTCAAGTCATCGGCGGGGACGTAAACGGCCTGGACCGAGGTGATCGAACCCTTGTTGGTGGAGGTGATGCGCTCCTGAAGGCCACCGAGGTCGGTGCCCAGGGTCGGCTGGTAACCAACTGCGGAAGGCATGCGGCCGAGAAGTGCGGACACCTCTGCGCCTGCCTGGGTGAAGCGGAAGATGTTGTCGATGAAGAGCAACACGTCCTGGCCTTCTTCGTCACGGAAGTACTCTGCGCAGGTCAGTGCGGTCAGAGCAACACGAGCACGGGCTCCCGGAGGTTCGTTCATCTGGCCGTAGACCAATGCCGCTTTCTCCAGAACGCCGGCGTCCTTCATTTCGTGGTAAAGGTCGTTGCCCTCACGGGTACGCTCACCAACACCGGCGAACACGGAGATACCACCGTGCTGCTTGGCGATGTTGTTGATCATTTCCATCAGGATAACGGTCTTGCCGACACCGGCGCCGCCGAACAGGCCCATCTTGCCGCCCTTGGGGAACGGGATGAGCAGGTCAACGACCTTGATGCCGGTTTCGAGCAGTTCCACCTTGGTGGACTGTTCGGTGAAGGCGGGAGCGTCACGGTGAATGGGGAGACGCTTTTCGCAGGGTACTTCGCCCAGTTCGTCAACGGGTTCGCCGACGACGTTCATGATGCGGCCCAGAGAACCGGAACCGACGGGAACGGTGATGGGAGATTCCAGGTCGACGCATGCCATGCCGCGGACGAGACCTTCGGTGGCGTCCATGGCGATGGTGCGAACGACGTTGTTACCCAGGTGCTGTGCGCATTCGCAGATCAGCACGGGAGCGTCAGTGTTGTTGGGGTTTTTAATCTCCAACGCAGACAGAATGTTGGGAAGATTCCCTTCGGCAAATTCGACGTCGACGACGGCGCCGATTACCTGAACGATTTTACCAGTATTAGCCATTTTCATAGCCCCCTTTTATCCTTTCAGCGCTTCCACGCCGCCGACAATGTCCATGAGATCGCCAGTAATGGCGGCCTGCCTTGTCTTGTTGTAGAGCAAGGTCAGGCTATCCGACAGTTCGTCACACGCCTTGGTGGCGTTGTCCATGGCAGCCATACGGGCTGCATGCTCGGAGCACGAAGTGTCGAGCAGGCCTCGGTAGACCTGGACTTTTATGAAACGAGGAAGCAACTCTGCGAGCAGTCCCTCAACCGACGGTTCATACAAGTAGTCGCCAGAGCTGCCTCCCGCGCCTTCTTCCTCGTCGGCTGCCATGGGCAGGACGGTCAGATCGACGGGCGGCTGTTTGGCCATGCTCACGAATTCACCGAACACGACATGAACTTCGTCGAGTTCGCCCTCGATGTAGCCGGCGATCAGCTCGTTGCCGACGCTGGCTGCCAGGGTGAAGTCGAAGTTGGTCATGGCGTCCGCTTCTGCGCGAACGATTTCGTAGTCGGTCTTCCTGAAGGCGTCACGGGCTTTCTTGCCGATGCAGTACATCTTGATGGCCTTGCCCTCGGCCGCCTTCTCGTTGGCCAGTTTCATGGCCTTATTGATGATATTGACATTGAATGCGCCACAGAGGCCGCGGTCGGAAGTGGTGACCATGATGCCCACGGTCTTTACTTCGTCCCGGACTTCCAGCAGCGGGTGTACCGATTCGTCAGCGCCGGCCGCCAAGTCCCCGAGCATCTCATAAAACTTGTCCGCATACGGACGGAAGCGTTCGATACGCTCCTGTGCGTTGCGCAGTTTTGCCGAGGCCACCATATTCATGGCCTTGGTGATCTGCTTGGTTTTCTTGACGCCAACTATCTGATTTTGGACGTCTCTTAACGAAGCCATTCAGTTACCCCTTAGTTAAGCGCTGAAGCCTTTCTTGAACTCTTCGATCGCGGCCTTGAGGTCAGCTTCGACGGCGTCGTCGATCTTTTCCTTCTCGGCGATGGCGTCGAGAACGGCAGACTTGGTGTTGTTCATGAAGTCGAGGAATTCGGCTTCGAACTTGATGACGGCTTCGACCGGAACGTCATCCAGGAAGCCGCGGGTGCCGGCATACAGAACGGAAACCTGTTCCTGGACGGTCTGCGGCTTGTACTGGGGCTGCTTCAGGAGTTCGACCATGCGGGCGCCGCGGTTGAGCTTTGC belongs to Pseudodesulfovibrio portus and includes:
- a CDS encoding F0F1 ATP synthase subunit gamma; the encoded protein is MASLRDVQNQIVGVKKTKQITKAMNMVASAKLRNAQERIERFRPYADKFYEMLGDLAAGADESVHPLLEVRDEVKTVGIMVTTSDRGLCGAFNVNIINKAMKLANEKAAEGKAIKMYCIGKKARDAFRKTDYEIVRAEADAMTNFDFTLAASVGNELIAGYIEGELDEVHVVFGEFVSMAKQPPVDLTVLPMAADEEEGAGGSSGDYLYEPSVEGLLAELLPRFIKVQVYRGLLDTSCSEHAARMAAMDNATKACDELSDSLTLLYNKTRQAAITGDLMDIVGGVEALKG
- the atpD gene encoding F0F1 ATP synthase subunit beta gives rise to the protein MANTGKIVQVIGAVVDVEFAEGNLPNILSALEIKNPNNTDAPVLICECAQHLGNNVVRTIAMDATEGLVRGMACVDLESPITVPVGSGSLGRIMNVVGEPVDELGEVPCEKRLPIHRDAPAFTEQSTKVELLETGIKVVDLLIPFPKGGKMGLFGGAGVGKTVILMEMINNIAKQHGGISVFAGVGERTREGNDLYHEMKDAGVLEKAALVYGQMNEPPGARARVALTALTCAEYFRDEEGQDVLLFIDNIFRFTQAGAEVSALLGRMPSAVGYQPTLGTDLGGLQERITSTNKGSITSVQAVYVPADDLTDPAPATTFAHLDGTLVLSRQIAELGIYPAVDPLDSTSRILSPDVLGDVHYSTAREVQSVLQKYKDLQDIIAILGMDELSDDDKLTVARARRIQRFLSQPFHVAEVFTGVSGVYVKTEDTVQAFRDILDGKYDDLPEQAFYMCGGIEEAIEKAKQ
- a CDS encoding F0F1 ATP synthase subunit epsilon; translated protein: MANTLKLEIVTPDRKVLSEDVEYVGAPGIMGEFGVLPKHVPFLSALGVGNLHYKQNGKAHYVFVAGGFAEVSNDQVTILAEVAEMATEIDTDRAQKAKERAEQRAAAAKEKVDAARNQAALKRAISRINCKSSGQNAGTC